A genomic region of Lates calcarifer isolate ASB-BC8 linkage group LG9, TLL_Latcal_v3, whole genome shotgun sequence contains the following coding sequences:
- the esm1 gene encoding endothelial cell-specific molecule 1 has translation MSFLLITVLSSLLVRDAEAWSANVKYAVNCPDRCNAERCGGTQRCTRTVLDDCGCCQVCAAGRGEHCYRTVSGMHGVKCGPGLFCEFYKDEDDYGDEYGICKDCLYGTYGVECRKTCNCKGGICDRETGACLNLKFFAKIASKLKAEPQAGGEVGSGEVITAQSTDQQTDRSTAPKRLNPR, from the exons ATGTCTTTTCTCCTTATCACAGTGCTGTCCTCACTTCTAGTGCGAGATGCTGAGGCGTGGAGCGCCAATGTCAAGTACGCGGTGAACTGCCCCGACAGATGCAACGCGGAGCGGTGTGGCGGGACGCAGCGGTGCACACGGACCGTCCTGGATGACTGCGGCTGTTGCCAGGTCTGCGCAGCCGGCAGAGGGGAGCACTGTTACCGCACGGTGTCGGGGATGCACGGGGTGAAGTGCGGACCAGGATTATTCTGCGAGTTCTACAAGGATGAGGACGATTACGGGGACGAATACGGGATCTGCAAAG ACTGTCTGTATGGAACCTATGGGGTTGAGTGCCGCAAGACGTGCAACTGCAAAGGAGGCATTTGTGACAGGGAGACAGGAGCCTGTCTCAACCTCAAATTCTTTGCCAAAATCGCCAGCAAGCTCAAGGCTGAGCCACAAGCAG GGGGAGAGGTGGGCTCAGGAGAGGTCATCACTGCCCAGAGCACAGatcaacaaacagacagatcCACCGCTCCAAAGCGACTCAACCCTCGCTGA